From one Streptomyces sp. NBC_01478 genomic stretch:
- a CDS encoding non-ribosomal peptide synthetase translates to MHHTPHPVPTPRASTETAAGDTGRASRIRPASFAQQRLWFLAQLPGANAAYNETIAFSLTGPLDGGLLSRALDALTDRHETLRTRLVAAEGDVRQHIDPPGAGFSLTFEDLTADTGTGRAAYVAARQLDEAQRPFDLESGPLGRARLLALGPERHVLLLTFHHSIYDGVSMNVMMDELGQLYEAFATGVPNPLPPLAVQYADHARGQREAVLTAQEDYWRRALHDAPPVLELPTDRPRPPEQQYDGGRAEFSLDADVTAGLRGLARRHGATPFVAVLTGWAILLSRLSGQDDIVVGSPFANRRGPGAAGLIGFLVNSLPLRIDLSGSVTASEALTRTRAVVREALAHQDLPFERIVELVNPPRSASRTPLFQTMLAWQPDRRDLLHLPGVEAQPLPIAEAPAKFDLAVSATESEGRITGHLDYATALLDHATAQRWAGHLRQLLADMVRDPERDIRALELMEPQERRRVLLDGDATRSEAPGSVPHTATGLIELFEAQVRERPGRTAVVDRNGSLDYAALDRRANQLAHALADRSVRPGDVVGLHATRSRDLAVGILGILKAGAAYLPLDPGQPAERLANMVEDAACPLVLSDHDSAQRAPGWLDLGAVEAEGATRHGPPAGIVHTPDQLAYVIFTSGSTGRPKGAAVEHRSVLNLFATWHARMGTAPGEIGSAWSSIGFDASIHELLLPLTTGGELHIVPEELRGDPEALLTWMREHAVTQAFLPPAYVKWIDEDPAVRLRGLQLRSLLTGVESLTEAALHRMTQHLPGLRICFGYGPTEATLYSTAYYEPRPLEQPCPIGRPLPGTRMYVLDGRMEPVPPGVVGEVYLGGASLARGYLGRPDLTKERFLPDPFVPGERVYRTGDLARRLPDGQAYYVGRADDQVKLRGFRIEPAEVEAALMALPGVREAAVLVDHDATGQPRLLAGIGRGTAPARTTHDWRTALARRLPDYMIPAVFLDLDALPLNRSGKLDRPQLLRLAQESTSDQVNTASPRDHVEHGLYRIWQRILLHPDIGVSDNFFEIGGTSLSAIKMAHAVTETFGRRLPVGEVMTRPTIETLAALLREDGTARAPGSLIEFRPGTGPRVVCVHPAGGTAFCYLPLATLLPDNVGLYGIQSPGVNPDEDLLPTVEAMAEEYLRLVDPDRETPLVLTGLSYGGLVAHEMGRLLARAGHRAVSVVLLDTQATDDASARAEIGAVDAAEFRDKLVRFNGMYPGIDDAQVDRYFQLYNHNRLTAREHLPAASPARLVLAQAVPDGDDTPFHAEVRAFWRHRAEGDYRVETMECDHWEILEGVGAARVGTLLSVELAHHGAELALPVREA, encoded by the coding sequence GTGCACCACACCCCCCACCCTGTCCCCACTCCACGTGCGTCCACCGAAACGGCCGCAGGTGACACCGGACGGGCGTCCCGCATCCGGCCCGCCTCCTTCGCCCAGCAGAGGCTGTGGTTCCTGGCCCAACTTCCGGGCGCGAACGCCGCGTACAACGAGACGATCGCCTTCTCGCTGACGGGCCCGCTCGACGGCGGGCTGCTGTCCCGCGCTCTCGACGCATTGACGGACCGTCATGAGACGCTGCGGACACGACTGGTGGCGGCTGAAGGGGATGTGCGCCAGCACATCGACCCACCGGGTGCGGGCTTCTCCCTGACCTTCGAGGACCTCACCGCTGACACCGGCACCGGCCGCGCCGCGTACGTGGCCGCCCGTCAACTCGACGAAGCACAAAGGCCGTTCGACCTCGAATCCGGCCCGCTCGGACGCGCCCGCCTGCTCGCGCTGGGGCCCGAGCGTCATGTCCTCCTGCTGACGTTCCATCACAGCATCTACGACGGCGTCTCGATGAACGTCATGATGGACGAACTCGGGCAACTCTACGAAGCGTTCGCGACAGGCGTCCCGAACCCCCTGCCGCCGCTCGCGGTTCAGTACGCGGACCATGCGCGCGGACAGCGCGAAGCCGTCCTCACCGCTCAGGAGGACTACTGGCGGCGCGCGCTGCACGACGCCCCGCCCGTCCTGGAACTCCCCACCGACCGCCCTCGGCCGCCGGAACAGCAATACGACGGCGGGCGGGCCGAGTTCAGCCTCGATGCCGACGTCACGGCCGGGCTGCGCGGCCTGGCCCGACGGCACGGTGCCACTCCCTTCGTGGCCGTGCTGACCGGCTGGGCCATCCTGCTGTCACGTCTCTCCGGGCAGGACGACATCGTTGTCGGCAGCCCTTTCGCCAACCGGCGTGGCCCGGGAGCGGCCGGCCTCATCGGCTTCCTCGTCAACTCCCTTCCGCTGCGCATTGATCTGTCCGGATCCGTCACCGCGTCCGAGGCCCTCACCCGTACCCGCGCCGTCGTACGCGAGGCACTCGCGCACCAGGACCTGCCCTTCGAGCGCATCGTCGAACTGGTCAACCCGCCGCGCAGCGCCTCCCGTACACCGCTGTTCCAGACCATGCTGGCCTGGCAGCCCGACCGGCGGGACCTGCTGCACCTGCCCGGAGTCGAGGCCCAGCCGCTGCCGATCGCCGAGGCGCCGGCCAAGTTCGACCTCGCCGTGTCGGCGACCGAGTCCGAGGGCCGTATCACCGGGCACCTGGACTACGCGACGGCCCTCCTCGACCACGCGACTGCCCAGCGCTGGGCCGGCCATCTGCGGCAACTGCTCGCCGACATGGTCCGCGACCCCGAACGGGACATCCGCGCACTGGAGTTGATGGAGCCTCAGGAGCGCCGAAGGGTGCTGCTCGACGGCGACGCCACGCGGTCGGAGGCCCCCGGGTCCGTCCCGCACACAGCGACCGGGCTCATCGAACTCTTCGAGGCACAGGTCCGTGAGCGACCCGGACGGACCGCCGTCGTCGACCGGAACGGCTCCCTGGACTACGCGGCCCTCGACCGCCGCGCCAACCAGCTCGCGCACGCCCTCGCCGACCGGTCCGTGCGCCCCGGCGACGTCGTGGGCCTCCACGCGACGCGGTCCCGCGACCTGGCCGTCGGCATCCTGGGCATCCTCAAGGCGGGCGCCGCCTACCTCCCGCTCGACCCGGGCCAGCCCGCCGAACGCCTCGCGAACATGGTCGAGGACGCGGCCTGCCCCCTCGTGCTGAGCGACCACGACAGCGCACAACGCGCCCCAGGATGGCTCGACTTGGGGGCCGTGGAAGCCGAGGGAGCGACCCGGCACGGACCGCCCGCCGGCATTGTCCACACGCCGGACCAACTGGCCTACGTCATCTTCACCTCCGGATCCACGGGACGGCCCAAGGGCGCCGCGGTCGAACACCGCAGCGTCCTCAACCTCTTCGCCACTTGGCACGCCCGCATGGGCACCGCCCCCGGAGAGATCGGCTCGGCCTGGTCCAGCATCGGCTTCGACGCCTCGATCCACGAACTGCTGCTGCCCCTGACCACCGGCGGCGAACTGCACATCGTCCCCGAGGAGTTGCGCGGCGACCCCGAGGCCCTGCTGACGTGGATGCGCGAACACGCGGTGACCCAGGCGTTCCTGCCGCCCGCCTACGTCAAGTGGATCGACGAGGACCCCGCCGTACGACTGCGTGGGCTCCAACTGCGCAGCCTGCTCACTGGAGTCGAGTCGCTCACCGAAGCCGCGCTGCACCGGATGACCCAGCACCTTCCGGGCCTGCGGATCTGCTTCGGCTACGGCCCCACCGAAGCGACCCTCTACAGCACCGCCTACTACGAACCCCGCCCGCTGGAACAGCCCTGCCCCATCGGCCGCCCGCTGCCCGGCACCCGGATGTACGTGCTCGACGGCCGCATGGAACCCGTCCCGCCCGGAGTGGTGGGGGAGGTGTACCTCGGCGGGGCGTCGCTGGCGCGCGGCTATCTCGGCCGACCCGACCTCACCAAAGAACGCTTCCTGCCCGACCCGTTCGTGCCCGGCGAACGCGTCTACCGCACCGGAGACCTCGCCCGACGTCTGCCGGACGGCCAGGCGTACTACGTCGGCCGGGCCGACGACCAGGTCAAACTCCGTGGATTCCGGATCGAACCCGCGGAGGTCGAGGCCGCGCTCATGGCCCTGCCCGGCGTCCGCGAGGCCGCCGTCCTCGTCGACCACGACGCGACCGGCCAGCCCCGGCTGCTCGCCGGCATCGGCCGGGGCACCGCACCGGCCCGCACCACCCACGACTGGCGCACGGCCCTCGCCCGCCGACTGCCCGACTACATGATCCCCGCCGTCTTCCTCGACCTCGACGCCCTGCCGCTCAACCGCAGCGGCAAACTCGACCGACCCCAACTGCTGCGCCTGGCCCAGGAGTCGACCTCCGACCAGGTCAACACGGCCAGCCCGCGCGACCATGTCGAACACGGCCTGTACCGCATCTGGCAGCGCATCCTGCTCCACCCCGACATCGGTGTCAGCGACAACTTCTTCGAGATCGGAGGGACTTCGCTCTCGGCCATCAAGATGGCCCACGCCGTGACCGAGACCTTCGGCCGCCGGCTTCCGGTCGGCGAGGTGATGACCCGCCCCACCATCGAGACACTGGCCGCGCTGCTGCGCGAGGACGGCACCGCCCGCGCACCCGGCAGCCTCATCGAGTTCCGCCCCGGCACCGGCCCGCGCGTCGTCTGCGTCCACCCCGCCGGCGGCACCGCCTTCTGCTACCTGCCCCTGGCCACACTCCTGCCCGACAACGTCGGGCTCTACGGCATCCAGTCCCCGGGAGTGAACCCCGACGAGGACCTCCTGCCCACCGTCGAGGCCATGGCCGAGGAGTACCTGCGCCTGGTCGACCCCGACCGTGAGACGCCCCTGGTCCTGACCGGCCTGTCCTACGGCGGTCTCGTCGCCCATGAGATGGGACGCCTCCTGGCCCGCGCCGGACACCGGGCCGTCAGCGTCGTCCTCCTCGACACCCAGGCCACCGACGACGCGTCCGCACGCGCGGAGATCGGCGCCGTGGACGCGGCCGAATTCCGCGACAAACTCGTGAGGTTCAACGGGATGTACCCCGGTATCGACGACGCCCAGGTCGACCGCTACTTCCAGCTCTACAACCACAACCGGCTCACCGCCCGCGAACACCTCCCGGCGGCCTCCCCGGCGCGCCTGGTCCTCGCCCAGGCCGTGCCGGACGGCGACGACACCCCCTTCCACGCGGAGGTCCGAGCCTTCTGGCGGCACCGCGCCGAGGGTGACTACCGCGTCGAGACGATGGAGTGCGACCACTGGGAGATCCTGGAGGGCGTCGGAGCGGCCCGGGTCGGCACCCTGCTCAGTGTCGAACTGGCCCACCATGGCGCCGAGTTGGCGCTGCCGGTACGGGAGGCGTGA